The Leptodactylus fuscus isolate aLepFus1 chromosome 5, aLepFus1.hap2, whole genome shotgun sequence genome segment CCAACTGGCATAGTAATATAGAgcgccctgcccgcaagggcttataatctatgagagGAATCTTATTCTTACATTTTCATACCTTGTACTTGTCAAACGTGCAGTGTTTTGTAAGTCTtctgttcttttttttatttctaggaGATATCCAGGAACTTTACAACACAAAAATATCAACAGGTCACATTGCTGCATTTTCTGATGATTGTGACTTGCCGTCACTTCAAGACGTTATCGCACGAGTAGGGATCCAGGTGTGGTAGACAATGTGTTTTATTTAATACCTCAAGAGACTTTCAGGAACACGCATCATTATTTCTTTTATAGTATTTCTATTAGTAATAGGAAATATACTGAACATGTAAAGAAATATCAGTCAGCACAGATGTGATCTGAAGTAGGAGGTCAATTATGAACAATAATAAATGATTGTAGTATTATCTTCTGTGATGATGTACCTACTGTACATTGTAAAAGATCGACAGGTACACAATCACATACCACCCTGCAACATGAAACTACTAGAGCATCAGGTCAGATACAATCTCAGTGACACATTTGGAGAAAAGCTATCATGAAATGCCCATATGACAACAGCTGTTTAGGAAACTTAGCACTAAAATTATATATACTCATATCATTATTTCTGGAGTGATTGTACTATTGTATTGTTAAGTCCTTGTGCTGGTCCTGTGTGACCTGATGTCTTGTGTCTGTATTCTCTTACagatcttacaaaaaaaaaaccaaccctaTTTTAGGTTTTTTGacatacccgtatatactcgagtataagccgagtttttcagctcagtttttgggctgaaaaagtctgcctcggcttatattcgggtcattacggtaataccatAGTTACAAACTCGGCATACAGACATGGGGgttggtgccgggccgcagcgtcgccacgctcctggcagaagtaccggggccttctatcagaagtaccgtaagtacttctgtagtttgcgatgaacagcatcgccatggcgatgctgcggggccctgctccagagcggtcgccattagaatcggcacctccactgtaactcttacagtggtaatggcggagttacagtggagatgccgccatgcccctggagagagcggacgcgaccgctctctcaaatgcAGCCCTGAAGCGCTGGGGTGATCTCCGGCTGCCAGCAGGAGCGCGTACCTCGGCCGCCGGAGCTGAAGGAGAGATCCTCGGCATGCAAAAGAAAAGCCGGCCgtcggcagaagcgctgaggggaagtccaggcagccgagtctgccagggattcccctcagcgcttttgccggtggccggccacagttccccttcaggtctggcggcagaggtcttccttcaggtccacgCTCCTGCCTGcgtccggggattcccctcagctcctctGTAAAACCTCCCCAGCTGCAGTGCTtttccttttgcaggctgctctttgcagcctgcaaaagaaatgacgatttttgcaatgtattgcaatgcattagcattgtaatgcattgcattagtgatcagaccccctggggttcaagacccctagggggtctaataaatgcaaaaaaaaaataaaaattacgtaaaaaaataaataataaagtataaaaaattcaaatcacccccccccccctttccctagaatacatataaaactaatactgtgaaacatatacacattaggtagccctgtgtctgaaaacgcccgctctaccaatctataaaaatatttttcgtgtacggtaaacgctgtagctggaaaacaaagttgtctaactgccccttccctgagactggtttttttcccccacttggaattcagcctggctgaatataggggatctgcagagctcctattccatcgtgaaggggttaataagagcactgcagataccctatattcagccaggctgaattccaagtgggggaaaaaaaaccagtcctcaagctcagggaaggggcagacagacaaccaaaacacccccctccccttccccagcacccagcaacttctgcacccaaaaactccgaccattttaatttttgaaattttccagtagctgctgcatttccctcctaggcttatactcgagtcaataagttttcccagttttttgtggtaaaattaggggggtcggcttatattcgggtcggcttatactcgagtatatacggtatctgagTAGAGGTACATAGTGTTGAAGCCTTTGTTTAACCTAGGATTCAGAGATTAAAGTCCTATATGTGCAATTAAACTgcatattttattaaatttattaCAAAGTATATGTGAGTACAAAAAAACATGTAATATATTTCAATTATGGAGATATGGTATTTTACATTAGAAGTTCCTACGACATTACTGCACAGCCTGGACCTGCTGGAGTCAGAGAACTCCAATTCCAACAGTTAACCTCAATAGTAATCACAGCATCGAAGGTTGATTGAAGTCTCTTCGCTCTCCCCCTCAGTCCCCACAACAAGACTACAGCATGGGTAGCCATGGTAGTCAGGAGGCCTTATAATACTTCTGGGCTACTATTGTCTGTTACAAACAGCACCTACCTAAATGGCATCTGCTGAAATGGAAAATTGATTGCAATATAGAAACATTGCTGTACAATGGATTATGCTATCACATGTTCCAAGTCAGTTTGTAggactgtagtttttttttttttttttttaaatgttgttttaaagaggacctttcattaaagttcttagcatcttttaataggtgcttctccacagattccagcacagttgcaaTTTTCTCTGTAACTTCCACCAttactgagcaacaagtgcagttagtttttgtgcctgatgtgataTTCAACCACTTCAGGACCAGACATATTTTCGGGTTTTTGGTATGTGcaattttgagggctataacacaTTTATGctttagggctttatttttatgtttttatttttgcatgtgttttaatttttttttatatatctgggaaaatataaagaaaagagAAGGGAAAACGTGCCAAATATGCTATTGCTGTAATTATAATGACATGCTGAATAAAGTTACCCATtgacaaaaacattaataaaaagtaaataaaacattatatgtaccccaaaatggttttTGAAATGTGGAGATGAAAAAAAGGGAAAAGTTGTCCAAACGAAAATCTTTCAAGAGGATCTGTTACcatgtacaaaatgctaaatgctaTACCTAATTTCATTGCTGCTGTGCACCAAATTGCCCAGGGGCACAGCGAATATAATGATGGATGTTATTTAGCATTTCTACTTTTGTCAGATCCACTGTAAAGTCATTGAATCCACTGTGTGATACCATTGTTTTGGTATTTAGATATATTCCTTCAGCAGTGAGCCATGAAAGGGGCCTTAAAGTATTTAAACTTTTAAAACTTTTCACAAAATAAACGTGCATGTGTAATAGTTTGTTAAAGGAAACCGTTTCTTTCACCTTTATTCTTGTTTTGTAGAACACATACATGGGCTTCCTTGACTATCGAAAGAAGACGGTTCAGAAACTTGGAATCAGCCCAAGTACATGTTCTTTCAATCCAGGTGTATTTGTAGCAAACATGACTGAGTGGAGACAGCAACACATTACAAAAAAACTGGAGAAATGGATGAAGAAAAATGTGGAGTAAGTTTTTAATACATCATTCAAATATACCAGAGAAGGAAGATATACGAAATACTTGAAAATTATAGATTGTCGTCCAATTTCCCTATAAAAGCAAACTATGCATACCTAGTTTCCAGTCTTCCAGGGTtttcatatttaaagaggacctttcaccacttttgggcacaggcagtgttatatactgctggaaagctgacagtgcgctgatttcagcgcactgtcggctttcccgatccgtgcccggtgtaaagcgctatcggtcccgggaccgtagcactttagtgtcagaagggcgtttctgaccattaaccaggaacgtccttctgcctcgcggcgccaatcgcgctgtgctgtggagcggggaggaactcccccctccctctcctgataatgctcgtctatggacgagctgtgcgagcagagggtgggggcgttcctcccggctccacagcacagtgcgattggcgccgcgaggcagaaggacgttcctggctaatggtcagaaacgcccttctgacactaaagcgctacggtcccgggaccgatagcgctttacaccgggcacggatcgggaaagccgacagtgcgctgaaatcagcgcactgtcagctttccagcagtatataacactgcctgtgcccaaaagtggtgaaaggtcctctttaagcagcggcgtaactaccgccgtagcagcagaggcagctgccacagggcccgggacattatgggacactaagggacataatactgtgtgcaggggccactatgaggcataaaagagcgcgcaggaatatgtaggagggggtcagtcgaggtcttcggcgtcggtgtgggaagcccatgtcaaaagttcgccatggggccccgccattcctagttacgtcattgTATTTAAGTTTCCTATACCACGACTGCCTGTTACAGGTTCCGAGCTTTGGTTATCAAGAAACCTGTATAGGAAATAACTACCTGCACTTgctacaaatatatacacagaacttgTGCATGGAGGGGATCTACGGTATTCTGTCTGTTCCACTATATTGACCTAAGATATTTTGGCTTCTTTTTCAGAGAGAATCTGTACAGCAGTACTATTGGAGGTGGAGTAAGCACTCCACCCATGCTTATTGTGTTCCATGGAAAATATTCTGTCATCCCCCCAGCCTGGCACATTCGGCATTTAGGTGAATAAAGCCCTGCCTCATTCCACTACATTATTCTGACAATTACAAGAATGATTTGACTATTTATATCACCAACATAGTCTGCAGCGCTGGACATAGATTGTAGGGACTATGGGAAGTATGTGCATCAAAGGCCAGATTAATTAAGACTGTCTTAGTTTCCCATAGCAACCACAGGGCAGCTTTCTATTGCTCCTGAAATATCAAAGTTGCATTAttattggttgttatggaaaactAAGACCAATTTGCTTTTAGACCTTTGTAATATAACTATTCCCTTAGGTTTACAAtgtgttctttaaaaaaaaaaaaaaaaaaaaaaaaaacaactcaccaAAGAAAAAATGTCTAGggtgaggattttttttaaaaatataaatattttatttttttttggaggggggggggtgttcgcTATTGAACAGCTGTTTGGGATTGCTGCTTGGCCCAGTACTATGCAGTCTGGCAGCTGGCATTACTACAGCTctattcccattgaagtgaataggagcttaGCTGTTGGTCCAGCCATTATAAAATGCTTGATCTATGTGCATGAGATTCATTATTACTTAGTATGTGTTCAAAAAGTAGCTTGCAAAAATATTATAAATCATTATAGGATAACGCTTTATATTGTTTCACTTCTATACTAAAGGGTTGAGCCCAGACGACCAGCTTTCTCAGGATGTGGTACAAGATGCCAAGCTTCTTCACTGGAATGGACGATTTAAACCATGGAAGACTCCTTGCTCACACTACAAGCTTTGGGAGAAGTGGTTCATTCCTGACCCCACTGGGAAGTTTCGGATCCGACGCATCTAAGTGGATATGTTTCACTTTCTATGCACTATGGAAGAATGTCTTCTCAAATAAATGTTGTTTGTAAATAATTTTCTATTTGTGAACTTTTTGCAAGGATCTTCCGCCACAGCTAGTGGATGCCCCTTACCCACAAACTGGCACTGTTTTTGTGTATGATAGAGTTAAACTGTTATGACTGATGGGACAAAAATTATTctagtaaggctatgttcacatctgcaccagaaaaTTGTCAGAGAAAAATGATCTgcaaggactttttcttccacaaGCTTCAGTTTTAAAACATGAGACACAGACTGACCTCATTGACTATGGGCTCtttgtgtaactgctgttttaggggTCTGCCTCGATTGTTCGGGTCTACCTACTGTAACCTATATCCAGGTAAATGTAAATTTATGCAATCTCACTCcagcaggtggggggggggtgtaaataCTGAAGAAGCACCCTGGACATATTTATAGATGAAACAAATGTAACAACATTTTCATAATTGTTTTATTAACAAACAGCAGCACTGGGACAGATTCAGTAAAAATCTGTGAGTTTATTGggataaaaaaaatcaccaaCCATTAATATCATTTGCAACTAAATTAACTGCAAGTGGCTGTAACTTGTATGAATCAGGCGAATGCTCTGACTTCACAGTGATGATTGAGACTGGTGGATAATACGTCACTCTGGATGACTTCACCTAATTATAACTTTCTTGTGTTTTAAGTACACAGTCCTgttatattaatgtgaccaccgcctacttttgacatcatcgttaaataaccaatcgcagaagacaccatctgccatctgggtgcactcatcattgtggaaggcacaatgtatcaacacaagtatgcatctatccttgcagaccatgttctcccctacatgcgaaatgtttttcctcaggctgatggcatctaccagcaggataatgcgacgtgtcataaagctcgtagtgtacatgcgtggttcgaggagcaccaggatgagtttaccataatcccttggccagcaaattccccggtcttgaacccaattgagaatctgtggaccacctcgatcgggttgttcgcgccatggatgctcaaccgcgtaactagTGCAGctagccacggcactggagtcggcatggctcaacatcccagtgaacatcatcacaacatcccctcacttcctgcacgtctcgcagcggtccactctgccaaaggtggttattctggattttgacaggtggtcacattaatgtgactggactgtgtatgaagAGATGGCCTGTAGAAACATATGGGTTGACACCAATACTGGtttcctgcacagtattataggctGAAGAACAAAACCATCCCTGACACAGCTCTATCTGCACTAGGCATTGAGTGTATTCAGAAGGACTtttatgtgcagtatatgtggAAAGACGTGACAGTCGTGtatataaaaaatgaatttttaAAGCACAAAGTCATGATTTAATTATTTTCATATTTAATAATGTCATTTTCAATCTGTTACTGTTGCCTTTTTTAATACACATCACAAGTATAAAAAAAGACCTAAACTGTAATAAATTTgtctacattgtattatatagcatTTCAACAAGAAAACTGCCAGtttcaagaagaaaaaaaacatatttcaaaTGACATACTGATACTGTACTGCAACAATAGCTCAAACATAGCACCATAATGAATATAATGGAATGACCCGTGTCTGACATTTTCAAAAAATAGCTTGTATTGCTCGGGTTTAAAGGCATATTACCTTTtcagaaaataaaatgtattctttgTTTAATGATACAAATTTCCAAAATAACtcctgtatcagttcctcacagctCCCAAGATCCTTGCTTAAAGTCACTGAACAAGAATCTTCACcgattacttccagtggatataaATCTGTTCTGGTCATGTAATGGAGACAGGTATTTGACATGTCACAAGCCCTgcacctgtgtgcccatcacaAGACCAGAGCAGATTGGTATTATAAATAATGCAGGTTCCATTTCACTCACTACAAGCAGTGATGTTGAAATTCATGAAGGACAGATACAGAAAGAATATTAGAAAATTATGTTACCTTTCATAACACAAAGAGCCTTTATTTGCTTAAACCTGTGATGGGGTTTTCTATGGATGACATTTAACATTGATAATGAGAATGGAGGCCCTCAAATTTCCCAGAATTCTCCATGTGAACAGAATGAATGTGCACATACGTATtcacagctccattcacttctaggaGATTGATGGGGTTGTGATCTCTAGAGGTCCCATAAAAGTAAATGCAGCAGTGGCAACACATGCACACCACCACTCTATTTGCAAAAAGCACTTAGGGGGAACGTGTAATACCTGTTCTCCTGATTGCTGAGGGTACCAGGGGATAGGTCCCCAGAGACCACACATTTCACCACTATGCTGTGGATAGACAAAGTATTTACAGAGGGAAAAACCCCTATAATGTATCTTAAAATCCATCCTATTACTTACTTATGTTTTATTTGATGTTCCCTTTCTGTAAACAATAAAAGTACAGTAACATTTCCATAACTCAGCAGCTCAATCCAGGCATGAATACAGCTAGACAAGTATTTGGAGAAATGCTAGCATAAATGCCAGAATTAGGGAGTAGTGATCTGATTTTGTGTAACTTTTTTCCCCATGATGCTTCATAAAATTCAGTATACCTGTTATAGTATAGCTCTGATTTATCCACACTGCAGTACTTAACATAATATAAGATGCATCCAGACTACCCCGCAGTACGGCAACATTACTGTAGCAAGATAGCGGCCTCATGTATTTTTCAGCACGCCTGTGTTGAAACCACATAATGGAGCACTGATCTAAAAAAAAGCTATGACCTCACATTTTCAGATCgttacaaaaaattaaaattgtgaCATCATTGAAACATATCTAAAATTTGACAATATCATTCACACTGCAGTCAGTCAAATACAGCAACAATAAATAATTCCATCCCCGCCACTGGATTTCATTACATTGATTCTTCAAGTATAGAAACATTGTAagataataaataaaaagttgtCATGATCATGTTATTTCAGCCATGGAGCAATTTCTATTATTTCATATCAAGAGTTAAAAATGTAGCTAAACTGGTGTCCAGCTACTGTATAGTACACAAACCTCTCTGATAAAAAGTATCATATGAACAAAAACATTAAGAAAACAAAAAGCACATACCTGGCAAGTGTCTAGGTAGGCAGAGCTCATTATTAATGGGATAAACCGTTCGCAAAAAACAACTATCATCCCAAACGtttcttaaaaaataaagtaTGTCCAACATTTACAGAACCACCTTTTAAACAAATGAATAGAAAAGGCAGCTGGAACAGATAACATTTCCCCTGAATAAAACAATAGGCTGCAGTCTGTGGATAACTGCAATAAACATCAAACATGAGATACAAAAGAAAACGTACAAAAGAAAGGTCTACACACTAAGTGGTCTAGAAAAGTTCCATATTTCAATATGACTACCTACTTTAAAAGGTAATAGCTACTATTAATGCTTACACTAAGATTAAGATCAGAGGTAAAATGAGAACAAAAAGGCATCAGTTCTTAAACTGAGGTTCAGTCCCTTGTCACTGCAATAAAACTGCAGTATGCTTGCATAGCTTGGAATGCATGTGCTCCTCAAAcgccgccattttcttgttgctGGCCTTCACTATGATTAAATGTAGACATCTGTTCTGCAATGGGCTCCGGCATCCATTGTCCGTTCTGAGGTTGTCCAGCTAACTCAGAGTTACAGGGTGCTAGATATAAAGAGAAAAAAGAAATCAACCTAATAGGATTCATTCTAGTTTAAAACTTTTTAGATTATAGCTCCGGTGGTCCCTGTTGATTCTGCAACGTTATGTCACGTGACCACTGCAGCCCATCACTGGCCATACGAGGAGTCGGGTGCACAAAGAGAGCAGATAGGTGCTAGAAAGAGCAATATTTGAATGGGCTTACTGATAATGAATGGATACCAAAACTTTAGGCAACATTTGATGGAAGGCTGTTAGAGGAGATGAACAACATACAACACAAATC includes the following:
- the GLT8D2 gene encoding glycosyltransferase 8 domain-containing protein 2 isoform X1, which gives rise to MAILRKLNHILLFLLVLTFCAIWYSTISKAPALKEHEGKHLILSLEEEEEEVIPVVICAASGRMGATIAAINSIYSNTNANVLFYIIGLKNSLVHIRKWIEETQLSEIQFKIVEFNPMVLKGKIRHDAAFPELLQPLNFVRFYLPLLTSEHEKVIYLDDDVIVLGDIQELYNTKISTGHIAAFSDDCDLPSLQDVIARVGIQNTYMGFLDYRKKTVQKLGISPSTCSFNPGVFVANMTEWRQQHITKKLEKWMKKNVEENLYSSTIGGGVSTPPMLIVFHGKYSVIPPAWHIRHLGLSPDDQLSQDVVQDAKLLHWNGRFKPWKTPCSHYKLWEKWFIPDPTGKFRIRRI
- the GLT8D2 gene encoding glycosyltransferase 8 domain-containing protein 2 isoform X2; the encoded protein is MAILRKLNHILLFLLVLTFCAIWYSTISKAPALKEHEDAALEVEEEEEEVIPVVICAASGRMGATIAAINSIYSNTNANVLFYIIGLKNSLVHIRKWIEETQLSEIQFKIVEFNPMVLKGKIRHDAAFPELLQPLNFVRFYLPLLTSEHEKVIYLDDDVIVLGDIQELYNTKISTGHIAAFSDDCDLPSLQDVIARVGIQNTYMGFLDYRKKTVQKLGISPSTCSFNPGVFVANMTEWRQQHITKKLEKWMKKNVEENLYSSTIGGGVSTPPMLIVFHGKYSVIPPAWHIRHLGLSPDDQLSQDVVQDAKLLHWNGRFKPWKTPCSHYKLWEKWFIPDPTGKFRIRRI